Within the Eucalyptus grandis isolate ANBG69807.140 chromosome 1, ASM1654582v1, whole genome shotgun sequence genome, the region AGGTGAATTTCGCAATTTGACTAATTCTTTTGGACCCCATTAATCGCTGACGAATGCATGGCCTTACAATCTAACACTCTTATCTTGCACACGTTGATGAGGTTGGCGTCATTACGCCttgagcccaaaaaaaaaaaaaaaaatatatatcaattaACGAGATAGCAATTCGACAGAATCATAATAAAATGggtttcatttaaaaattatagaTGCAGAATTTTATCCGAAATTAACCGAATGAGGACGGCTTACCTTCTTATGATGTTTAGATGGAAATGAAAAGGGCATCCATCTTGGGAAAGGGTATAGCATAAGGGTGAGGTTAGGTTAGAAAAAGTCGCGCCTTCGCCTTCTCCATACCAGCGCATTCCAAATCACAGGGCTGCGCATTAAATAGTCTATTCAATCATCGGTCATGTACGTGCCTAATGCTCGTTACGGGGATGATGATGCTGCTTTTGTCTCTTGCGCTCATTATTCAGCTAATGTCCCAAGGAATATTAACCAATACATGAATGACATTGTCGGGAAGTACAAGAAAAAGACAGAAAGACCGCGATAAAGTTCAAGGAGATGTAATTGGTAGAACACTGCCGCCGAGAGGGAATTTATTTTGCTATTCTTTTCTGGAAACCATGAGCTTCTATTGCAGACTTTAGACTAAAAAGGGAATAACAGAGTTCAAAAGGGGCTGCAGTTCCCACACCTCATCCATATCTTTGCTCGTCTCTTCCACGCCTGACACAGGACATAGATATCAGACTCTGCGTTAAATGCCTGTACTGGCTCTTTGATTGCACTACGAGGTGGATCTGAAGTTCGAAATTAGCTGTCTTAAAAATTGCAGCCATAGTCCACGAGCACAGCGTATAATAAATGACAGCAATTCCCAGCGAGAACTGATCAACAGGTGGAAAATAACTATCCCATTGGTGGAACTAAAACAATTCTTTGTTCTGTACATCAAGATCTTTACGCAAATCAGTATAACTAATTGGCATTGAGGCTCGAGGCATCATATGAGAAGATTTTGGGTAGACAGGTAAATGTACATGAAGGGAGGAAAGATTTTACAGTAGCTCTTGCCATTCTTGAATTGCATAGAGCAGGGCGTGGTTTGGGACTAAGTCGTTGTGCTCCAACTTGAGATTGGTCATCGGGGAAGTGTTGTGACCACTTAGCAACCATCCATGTATTGCTTCTGCTTCATATGTAAATCCATCAGCTGCTATAAGTGGATCTTTCATGACTTCCTGAAAATTCATGGAAAACCCGTTACTCAGAAATTCACAAAGATATGTACTGATGTTTAATGCAGATGCCATTTTATTACACTGATTAAACTCATGAAAGCCCCAATTACTACCCTACAACATGGCAGATTAGGTCTGATGACGAGAGAGTAGTTGGACTTCTGTGTTTCTCTCACCCTTTGCAATTAAAAATTCTAGCTTCTCTGCCTAAATGAGTCACCGTACACTGTAAACTGGATGCAAATGGAACAAGAGCTGAGCCGCTCCATGACTAAATGTATGTAAAGAGAAACCAAGTCCTTTACCTGATAAATGGGACAGACAAAATGAGCGGGTGTTTTGCCAGGCTCCTTCGAACGAGAACTTGATGCTGATTCAATAGATAAAGCCCTTATTGACTCGATCACACTGGAAATTTCCGATACAAGGTCTGGGCGGTCCAGCTTGTTCCGTTCACAGCACCTCAAGCCCAATTGAGCCAACCATTTGGCTTGATCGAGTGGGCAGTCCCCAGCTGAAAAGTCAACTACTTTATCGAAATTTCCCTTATCTAGTGCACATTTCACATCTTTCACAATGCTTAAAGATGATTTTCCAGTCACAAGCTGCAACAAGATGATTCCAAAAGAATACACGTCTGATTCAGGAGTAAGCTGTCCACTCACTAAAAATTCTGGATCCTCGTAAAGTGAAGTGACCTCAGAATCACTCTCAGCATCTGATTTAGCGATCTTAGAATTTTCATTCTTGGGAACTAAGCAATAGATGCCAAGGTCACCAACTTTCGCTACAAAATTGGCATTGAGGAGGACTTTGGAGGATTTTAAATTCCCATGAATAATTGGAGGCTTATGGGAGTGAAGGTAGACAAGTGCAGAGCAAATATCAGTGGCAATTTGGGTTCGAATATTCCATGTAAGTGGGGGAGTTTTGCTTTTGCCTTTGCATGAAAGACGTTTGTCGAGGCTGCCAGCTTTTAGGTATTCGAATACAAGTGACTGAGATTCTGGACATGTTCCGATAAGTGTGACCAAATTTGGATGCCTCACCCTACTTAACACCTCAACCTGCAGTTGGATCAAGAAGCATAATGTAAAATCAGTACCAATGCAAAAATTCAGGGTCACTCCATATAAAGTCTCATTAGATGGTTTAAATGCTccttttttctataaaaaagaaaaagaaaaacgataATAGTTGTTGATGCAATCAATTTACCCTGCGTTGGAAATCCACTGCTCCTGCAGAACCAAAAGAGGGCAGCATCCTTATAGCGACATGTAAATGTCGAAGTAGGCCTTTATAAACAGTTCCATATTTTCCTTCTCCAATCCTTTGAGATGGATCAAAATTGTGTGTTGCCTCAACAAtctcagcaaaagaaaaggagaggatCTGTGGGCCACACAAGCTTGGAGTTCCAACTTGTGCTGATCTCCTCAGATCTCTTACATCCTTCAGGGCATCTTGATGCTCAACACGTAGTTTGTCTCGTCTCTCCTTGAAAGTTATCAAGAGTTCCACAGCTGATTGGAACTTCTCCTCCAGCTCCTTCACCTCCAACTTGGATTTTTGAGCTCGTTTCTCGAGTATTGAGTTCTGTTCCCGAACTGTTAGGAGTTCTCTTGTTGTCTTATGGTACTGGTTTTTCACCCTATCCAATTGTTGTCTTTTGCTTCCCAGCATTTTCTCCAACTCCTTTCTTTCATTCACCTccttattatataaaatttccaCTGACTGGGCCTGCATTGGGATGTGATGTGTTGCAGAATTAATCAACGAAGTTCCTAGATCTTTAAGTAGGCCAATACCTTCAAGGTATCCAGAAGGTTAACTTTTGCCCAACTATTTAGTAAGCTGGTAGCTAATGGTAAATTTTCTCAAGCGAAACAAAGCTACGAGCTAAGTAAGCtgaatttttcatttatcatctTTAACAGACATGTAGGTGCAAAAGCTTAAAACATCAGCAAATCTTTGGGAAATTAAAAGGGAAAAGTACCGGATACACAGAGTGAGAGAGAGTTAGAGCCTTCATTTTAGCATCCAGTGCCTCCTCAAACTCTTGTGGCCTGGAACTCTTACCATCCACAATTGCCTGTTCCAATCTACAATAGAGGCCTCCAGCAGGTTGCCCTTGAATTTTCTTGTTCTGAGAAATCGACAAGTAAATTATGATCTACAAGCATGATATACTTTTCCCAAGAAACTCTAATTGCATAGTTTATGGATTGATGCCCATAGAAGTGGGAGACAAACATTAATTGCCAAAAATAGTACGGTTATAATAAATCACCATTTGTCAGATGTCACAAGACTCAAATCCTTCACGTGTAAAAACATCAAGTTCAGACAACCAAGAAAATGTATTATCACATTCTGCAGTCTCTGCTGATTCAATTCTTAATATGAGTTTAGGAAGGATATAATAGTGGTCCATCTCGAAAGCACAGACATGCTAGTGGAAAAGATGAGACATGATGATCCCATCCCCCTGAATAAATCTCTTACAAGGTAGATATGCAACTGTTTTGGATGATCTCACCTCTGGTTGTTCTAAACACTGTGACCTGAGCCTTCTCAGCACTGGTCCTCTGTCATCTTCGCTCTTATCAATGTACCCATCAAACAATTCCAAACTGCTAAAACTCCTTGCCAATTGTTTAATGCTGACCTCCCCAGATCTTGATCGCTGAATGATCCTGCATTCTGGATTCATGAGCCGATCAAGAGATTTTTGCTTAAAAGTTGGACGTTCTGATTTCAAGCATTCTGGCTGCCTGGTGCCGATGTCTGAAGTCAGATGCCGTGAAAAAGTACAATGGATGGAGTGCTAATGGTAAAGTATACAAGaaaaatttagatataaatAGAGTACAACCAATTTCAGAAAAAGCAGTGACCCAAGTATCACTTTCAAAAGAATTAGGCGCTGCACCGGATAAAGCAGAAATCATAAGCTTTCATACATGTAACATTCTTCAGTGCCATGATGACCAACTTACTTTGTGTATATGAGGCAACCCTTGCAAATGAACCAAATCTGAGAGAAATCTGGTGCATTCTGGCAAATAAATACAGCTTTTCTGGAGTCCAACCTGGTCAAATTTTTGCACTTTCAGTAAAGTTGACCTACTTGAATTAATTACATGCCAGAAATAAGAACCCATCAATCGATGTGTAAGAATTTGTTTCGTAAGTAGCATGAATTTCTAGGAGAACGTCGATAACTAAACAACTATGTAGTCAATAATAATGTTGCCCCTTTCCATTTACTAGAGTTATACGTGCCAATGACTTTAAGAAATGTTCCTTCGTTAGGCATCCATAAGAAACTCTTAAGCTTTCTTCAGCTTAAAGAAACATAAGTAACTCTCTGCACTTGACCAACCATAAACCAAAATATATCTGAGGAGACAAGATATtgatgaacaaaaaagaattctaattgCCAGAGAAGTTAACTTTACCACTCTTCACACTACAATGAAGCTTCCTTTTTAAATTTACAAGTTCCAGAAAAACTGATAAATGATAATCATAGAAGTCACTGTTTAAGGATTACTTAGATAATAGCAGCATCAAGACTCGACCGCTACAGTAAAAGCTTTCTACCAGCATGACGAACCTCTTGAGATACATAAAGACTTCTGTAATTACAAAATTTGTAAGTTGATGCAGATTAAGTATATAACTGCAACTATGTAAACTAAAACATCCCTACTTTACAGCACCAATAACACACATAAATGACATAAAAAGGCTTACTTAGAATTGTCTTTATCAGCTGCTGCTCCTATCACGAGCCATCTAATATTGTATCGAGAAATACTTTCTAGGATTCCCTTCTCAATGCTGTCCGTCTCGATCCAAACTTTATCCAAGTCTACCTGCGTGAACAAGCCACTCTCTTAATCATAGATAATTGGGCTGTCTTAATATTATGAGCCGTCCGTAACACTGCACGTTATGGAAGTTTTTGCAATATAACGAGTTCTGGCACTGTGaagtttcttcagtttctttgggATATCCTCTTGTGTGGATCTAACTTTAAGAATTTGAATCGTATAACCACAAAGCAAGCTACACTCTTAATTTCTCAtattaatttcagaaatttagATCAAGCAAATCAACAAGAATGAGAAGACATACCACTCCTGCCTGAGCAAGAAACACAAGGTACTCATTAAGAACTTCAGGCATTTTCCGCATCTCAACTTCATGCAAATCGTAAACTGCACACTGTTTTGGTTTACTGGCGGCAAACTCGGTGTTTCCTGCACATAAAAGAATGCGGGCATAATTTCGAAAACATCGCGCACAGGGAAGACTAATCAcgaatcaatcaatcaatccaaataATCCAAGCCGTGTTGCTCGACCGAGAAATAAAATTGCGGAAGAAATTCCGATCAATCGATTTAGCTTCCAGCGCACATAAAACCGAAGGAACTAATCACGATCAAAAGCCGCTCGcgaatcaatcaatcaatcaatcccaTCCCACGAAGATCACGCAGGCGAAAACTCACTCGTCGGCTGCTGCACGTGGAGCAAGCGAATCCGCTTCCCGGGGAAGTGCCGCAGCGCCCAACGCAGCGTCGCCTTGCCCTCCTCGACGTCCCGGCCCACCGCGACGAAGACGGTGtccgcgccgcccgccgccgccgcctcgatCTCTCCGACGCTCCCCATTCCGAATGCGCCGAAAGCTCCGGATTCGATCGACGGTTTTCCCCGACGATGCaatggagagaaaaagaggcGCCGGCTACTCGACCGGCATCGCCGCCGGATCGACCGGCCGAGGCATCGCCACTTCTTCCCGGAGAAGAAAACGAGGAGCGGAGCGGAGCAGCTTTTTTAGAACGTGGTGTGGACCTGTTTCTTCGCCCCCTACTCCGCGGAAATACGAGCGCTCTGCTCCCGACTTCCAGTGATATTAAAAACTGGGAACGAGTGGGGAAGGTAAAGAAGCTGAGCGAACTCGCGACTCGGCGGAACAGCCCGCGCCCGTTGGATTAAGCAATAATCCATTTTCCGCCGTTGATTGAGAATCTATCCAATTTCCTTCGCATAATCTAAATAGGaatcggggaaaaaaaaatctaaataggAATCGATGTCACGAAAAACCTCAAGACTTGTATTTATTCTAGACtaaatttttaaggaaaaatgatACAAACGGTCCataaatatttgatatataaatttttaatttattcaataaatatattgaatattttcatgcagtccaaaaattatattaaatatgttCCACAAATTCAGAAACTATATTCAACAATTTAAGAATTCAAAGACCACAGTGCACATAGGATAAGAGTTTAAGAATtatatcaataaattaaaatttaaaatatcaaattacaCATTTAGCTTAAGTTCGAGATCATTTAATcgttatcttaaatttttatcacaaaaactctaaaatattatatttgtgataaatttattatctattaatttttattaaattgaattaatatcacgaaaaatcataaattagacATATACGACAAACGGAATATAAAACTTCAAATCAATAGGAAAAGTTTACATCATTCACAGCGCCACGTGGCGAGAAGCTATTATTTTGCGCGCGACAAGTTTGCTGAAATCGGTGCGTTGTAACGGGGCTTTAGCGATGGGATTTCGGTAGACGAAACAAAGGAATCGAAGGGTGAGATGAGCATGCCGTGTCCCGCGAGACTCTAGCGTGTTGAATACTCGTGCGTCCGTGGTCCATGGGAATCCGATAGGGCTTTTTCGTAATCAATTAGTGGATAGATAGATACAGCCAACCTAAAGTTATGAGGAAAAATCGTCGCgggaaatggaatttttattGGACGAGGGgtccaaggaaaaagaaaaattggagacGATTTTTCCTGCTCTTGACCCTTTACCGTGCGGAGGTGTCTCGTAATGTGAATGCCCCTCTAGAAAGCGCACAAAGACAACAGCGTCAGAACAAAAGATCCACTTGAAGTGGCGGTCCTCTTTATGGAAAGCGTCGATGAATTGGAGGAATCGTAGTGGTGTTTGAGAGCGACGGTGATTGCGATGTTTTTCACCCAAACGCACGAACCTTCTATTAATTTCCTAGATAGAATAAACCTGCCTTTGAATTCTCTTGGTCCCttaaaaaaatctccaatttAGGTCAAATCTCAATTGTGTTCTGAActttaaattttcaactttAGAATCAATCTCAAATCTGTCTTgacttttttattgtttaaaaaaatcactaacTACCCAAGTCTCCAATCTGCCTCGGTAGCCCACTATCTAAATATCGTTGTTAGTTGTCCCTAACATTCATATGAAAGAATAATCTCGTGTTGGAGATGATTGTCTACTTCACCTTGCTGATGTAAATGCGACATCGACATGAAAATGTCACATCAAACAACTCATAGTCTAGATGATTGTCCACTTCGCGTTGCTGATGTAAATGCATTATTAAcataaaaatgccacatcaaatAATGCATAGTCTAGATTATTGTTCGCTTCACATTGTTGGTGTAAATTTGTTATCGACATGAAAATGCCACTGTCGAACAACTAATCTGGTCTTTTTGTCTAGTAGTATGAGTGAACATTTTTAATTAGAGAGGTAGAtaggattttgaaagatttgaactcaaaacCTATAACTCTAATGTCGTGTAACATTTTGTGAGATCATAACCCAccattttaaaaacttaaactgttagataaatgtgtaatttaatatttaatcatGATAAAGAGtaaaatttagtgatttttttttagacaaaaagatCTAGGACAAATTTTGGACTACATCTAAAGTATAGATTTtgttaaaactaaaaatcaaggtagaattgagattagacataaattttttatttttaggaattttaagccctttaaattttaggatttgaaaGTGAAGATTTAATTacaattgaaaatatatatgtttattagctcctttgttttttccatGTTGAGTTATTGTTGGAGTTATGGCCTAAGTAACACCGACTCTGACAAACGACAGAGGACACGAGCAGACACGATACGTCAACACGTCGtttataaaaaaacagagaattccGATATGTTGGaatacattatatattaaatgtatatttttatatacacaataaattatcatttttatgattatttcaatcaaattaatttgattcaaatttaaagataattaaataaataaaaagcctaaaataaatttacattgaaaatattaatccgcagtttattaatatcattcattgctttaatttgataaatttaactcCATTTGAATAATCCAAACAAATAACTCATGTTCTGGACTCacgtgttagatgtattggaagagaagaggaaaaaaaacttTGGGGTGAATTAAATATCACAAAAGtgagaatcaaaagagaataaaatactatatttttcttctttcctcatttattatttttattatttttgttatttttttcacatatatacattttgacccattatgtattaatttttttttaaaattgacattgtGTGTCGTAATCATATGTTGTAAATTCACACGTTAGAATTCCGACTTGAGTGTTGGAAAAGTTGATCTGATATTGAATTTTCTGACACGTATGGACCAAATGTTAGACACAATGCAAAAGCTCTCGAAAAGTGTTGTGCTTCATAAGTTATGGCAATGATaattatcatgaaatttaaatattcaaagCAAATGCCATGGAGAAATATTATGAATTGCTTATTCGATGATTGAAtgatttatttcatttcttttatatgTAAATTTGTTTTGCTCCTATCAAGCATGTTATATGTCCTTTTTTACTCGAACTGAATTTTTCATGAATCATTTCTACTCTTAATTTGACGTGATTACTTTTTTTAGACATTATGCAATCGTCATCCACCTCTCATATCGCATTTTTCTGAAATCGTCATCTAACTTTTGACGTGACACTTTGGTATCGTTAAATATACGCTTATTATGATAATTGACAGGAATCTTCCGCTTCATCATCACTCTGTTGTCACCACTATCTACTACAATCTACCAATCACTGCCACGGCCTGAGGAGTAGCACCAACGTTGGCTGCCACCACATCACCGGCGCTGACGACCAAACGACCACAATTAGACTCCACTAGGACGACCACCGATCACAATCACGCACCAAACTCCACAGAACC harbors:
- the LOC104448559 gene encoding U-box domain-containing protein 32 isoform X2 — translated: MGSVGEIEAAAAGGADTVFVAVGRDVEEGKATLRWALRHFPGKRIRLLHVQQPTRNTEFAASKPKQCAVYDLHEVEMRKMPEVLNEYLVFLAQAGVVDLDKVWIETDSIEKGILESISRYNIRWLVIGAAADKDNSKLDSRKAVFICQNAPDFSQIWFICKGCLIYTKQPECLKSERPTFKQKSLDRLMNPECRIIQRSRSGEVSIKQLARSFSSLELFDGYIDKSEDDRGPVLRRLRSQCLEQPENKKIQGQPAGGLYCRLEQAIVDGKSSRPQEFEEALDAKMKALTLSHSVYPAQSVEILYNKEVNERKELEKMLGSKRQQLDRVKNQYHKTTRELLTVREQNSILEKRAQKSKLEVKELEEKFQSAVELLITFKERRDKLRVEHQDALKDVRDLRRSAQVGTPSLCGPQILSFSFAEIVEATHNFDPSQRIGEGKYGTVYKGLLRHLHVAIRMLPSFGSAGAVDFQRRVEVLSRVRHPNLVTLIGTCPESQSLVFEYLKAGSLDKRLSCKGKSKTPPLTWNIRTQIATDICSALVYLHSHKPPIIHGNLKSSKVLLNANFVAKVGDLGIYCLVPKNENSKIAKSDAESDSEVTSLYEDPEFLVSGQLTPESDVYSFGIILLQLVTGKSSLSIVKDVKCALDKGNFDKVVDFSAGDCPLDQAKWLAQLGLRCCERNKLDRPDLVSEISSVIESIRALSIESASSSRSKEPGKTPAHFVCPIYQEVMKDPLIAADGFTYEAEAIHGWLLSGHNTSPMTNLKLEHNDLVPNHALLYAIQEWQELL
- the LOC104448559 gene encoding U-box domain-containing protein 32 isoform X3; amino-acid sequence: MGSVGEIEAAAAGGADTVFVAVGRDVEEGKATLRWALRHFPGKRIRLLHVQQPTRNTEFAASKPKQCAVYDLHEVEMRKMPEVLNEYLVFLAQAGVVDLDKVWIETDSIEKGILESISRYNIRWLVIGAAADKDNSKLDSRKAVFICQNAPDFSQIWFICKGCLIYTKIIQRSRSGEVSIKQLARSFSSLELFDGYIDKSEDDRGPVLRRLRSQCLEQPENKKIQGQPAGGLYCRLEQAIVDGKSSRPQEFEEALDAKMKALTLSHSVYPAQSVEILYNKEVNERKELEKMLGSKRQQLDRVKNQYHKTTRELLTVREQNSILEKRAQKSKLEVKELEEKFQSAVELLITFKERRDKLRVEHQDALKDVRDLRRSAQVGTPSLCGPQILSFSFAEIVEATHNFDPSQRIGEGKYGTVYKGLLRHLHVAIRMLPSFGSAGAVDFQRRVEVLSRVRHPNLVTLIGTCPESQSLVFEYLKAGSLDKRLSCKGKSKTPPLTWNIRTQIATDICSALVYLHSHKPPIIHGNLKSSKVLLNANFVAKVGDLGIYCLVPKNENSKIAKSDAESDSEVTSLYEDPEFLVSGQLTPESDVYSFGIILLQLVTGKSSLSIVKDVKCALDKGNFDKVVDFSAGDCPLDQAKWLAQLGLRCCERNKLDRPDLVSEISSVIESIRALSIESASSSRSKEPGKTPAHFVCPIYQEVMKDPLIAADGFTYEAEAIHGWLLSGHNTSPMTNLKLEHNDLVPNHALLYAIQEWQELL
- the LOC104448559 gene encoding U-box domain-containing protein 32 isoform X1; the protein is MGSVGEIEAAAAGGADTVFVAVGRDVEEGKATLRWALRHFPGKRIRLLHVQQPTRNTEFAASKPKQCAVYDLHEVEMRKMPEVLNEYLVFLAQAGVVDLDKVWIETDSIEKGILESISRYNIRWLVIGAAADKDNSKLDSRKAVFICQNAPDFSQIWFICKGCLIYTNTRQPECLKSERPTFKQKSLDRLMNPECRIIQRSRSGEVSIKQLARSFSSLELFDGYIDKSEDDRGPVLRRLRSQCLEQPENKKIQGQPAGGLYCRLEQAIVDGKSSRPQEFEEALDAKMKALTLSHSVYPAQSVEILYNKEVNERKELEKMLGSKRQQLDRVKNQYHKTTRELLTVREQNSILEKRAQKSKLEVKELEEKFQSAVELLITFKERRDKLRVEHQDALKDVRDLRRSAQVGTPSLCGPQILSFSFAEIVEATHNFDPSQRIGEGKYGTVYKGLLRHLHVAIRMLPSFGSAGAVDFQRRVEVLSRVRHPNLVTLIGTCPESQSLVFEYLKAGSLDKRLSCKGKSKTPPLTWNIRTQIATDICSALVYLHSHKPPIIHGNLKSSKVLLNANFVAKVGDLGIYCLVPKNENSKIAKSDAESDSEVTSLYEDPEFLVSGQLTPESDVYSFGIILLQLVTGKSSLSIVKDVKCALDKGNFDKVVDFSAGDCPLDQAKWLAQLGLRCCERNKLDRPDLVSEISSVIESIRALSIESASSSRSKEPGKTPAHFVCPIYQEVMKDPLIAADGFTYEAEAIHGWLLSGHNTSPMTNLKLEHNDLVPNHALLYAIQEWQELL